In the genome of Flaviflexus ciconiae, one region contains:
- a CDS encoding NAD-dependent epimerase/dehydratase family protein translates to MCGSRDKRHAPEGTRFIRWDREDPMPEELATISPDVVVDVSSKPGHVREAVGAFPDSRWIYLSAISTYADFSTLGGSPANTPLLKPAGNPDEVVMENYGACKVACENAVAEISDRVIIRPGLISGPGDQSNRFTHWPTRLAQASADRKPYLAPTPPTDLVQWVDVRDLAKWIIDLAQNSVTGTFDAVGQAAERGEFLVALTQLFDPAPEPLWVGPEDLAENEIRPWAGPRSLPMWIPDQSMVGMMARDHEPAAEAGLKTRSLRETAKDTLDWYLNHGTPLGLSREDELVVVENVFAARELASHQ, encoded by the coding sequence GTGTGCGGCTCGCGGGATAAGCGGCATGCCCCGGAAGGCACCCGCTTTATTCGCTGGGACCGAGAAGACCCGATGCCGGAGGAGCTTGCCACCATCTCCCCCGACGTGGTCGTCGACGTCTCGTCCAAGCCCGGGCACGTGAGAGAAGCAGTGGGTGCTTTCCCGGATTCTCGCTGGATCTATCTTTCGGCGATCTCTACCTACGCTGACTTCTCGACATTAGGCGGATCTCCAGCAAACACCCCTCTGCTGAAGCCTGCCGGCAATCCTGACGAAGTTGTCATGGAGAACTACGGCGCCTGCAAGGTTGCATGCGAGAATGCCGTCGCAGAGATATCGGATCGCGTCATTATTCGCCCCGGCCTAATTTCGGGCCCCGGGGATCAAAGCAACCGGTTTACGCATTGGCCTACGAGACTTGCCCAGGCATCTGCCGATAGGAAGCCGTATCTAGCGCCAACCCCTCCCACGGATCTGGTCCAGTGGGTTGATGTTCGGGATCTCGCCAAATGGATCATCGACCTTGCACAGAATTCGGTGACAGGCACATTCGACGCAGTCGGTCAGGCAGCTGAACGTGGGGAGTTCCTTGTTGCTCTTACCCAACTATTCGATCCGGCGCCGGAACCGCTCTGGGTTGGCCCAGAAGACCTTGCCGAGAATGAGATCCGCCCCTGGGCGGGCCCACGATCTCTTCCCATGTGGATCCCGGACCAATCGATGGTGGGGATGATGGCAAGAGACCATGAGCCGGCCGCAGAGGCGGGACTGAAAACGAGGAGCCTGCGAGAAACCGCAAAGGATACGCTCGACTGGTATCTCAACCACGGCACCCCGCTTGGACTAAGCCGCGAGGATGAACTTGTCGTGGTCGAGAACGTTTTTGCTGCTAGGGAGCTAGCTTCCCACCAGTAA
- the rpiA gene encoding ribose-5-phosphate isomerase RpiA, translating to MGTDSRNEQAKIAAGVYAASLVEDGQKVGLGSGTSAWHFIRSLAKRIEEGLDIIAVPASKASRDLAQELNVPLVELDDITGLDICIDGADEVAPDGSMIKGGGANLLWEKIIAVNSAKMLTVVDPSKIVKTLGQFALPIEVTPAYYGTTIRNIRELLAEKGWEAVSVERRMNGDSPVITDNDNFIVDAKLETITDPAGLAIALNQIPGVVENGLFPAMSKGVIVGRPDGTAEFLEIGFDPATVNA from the coding sequence ATGGGGACTGATTCGAGAAATGAGCAGGCCAAGATCGCAGCGGGTGTCTATGCCGCTTCCCTTGTTGAGGACGGACAGAAGGTCGGCCTCGGTTCGGGTACCTCCGCCTGGCATTTTATCCGTTCACTAGCCAAGCGAATCGAAGAAGGCCTCGACATCATCGCCGTGCCCGCTTCGAAGGCAAGCCGCGATCTCGCACAGGAATTGAACGTCCCCCTTGTCGAGCTCGATGATATTACTGGTCTCGATATCTGCATTGACGGTGCCGACGAAGTCGCTCCCGATGGGTCAATGATCAAGGGCGGCGGGGCAAACCTGCTGTGGGAGAAGATCATTGCGGTTAACTCCGCAAAGATGCTGACCGTTGTTGACCCCTCCAAGATTGTTAAGACTCTTGGACAGTTCGCTCTCCCGATCGAGGTAACCCCGGCCTACTACGGCACAACGATCCGCAACATCCGCGAACTGCTGGCAGAAAAGGGCTGGGAAGCCGTCTCCGTCGAACGTCGGATGAACGGGGATAGCCCGGTTATTACCGACAACGACAACTTCATTGTTGACGCGAAGCTCGAGACCATCACCGACCCCGCGGGCCTCGCCATCGCCCTCAACCAGATCCCCGGCGTCGTTGAAAACGGCCTGTTCCCAGCCATGTCCAAGGGCGTCATCGTCGGCAGGCCGGACGGCACTGCCGAGTTCCTCGAGATCGGCTTCGACCCGGCCACAGTCAACGCCTGA
- a CDS encoding SDR family oxidoreductase yields the protein MALNDPRHLYPKISPPRQTQKDPGLDQKLEPQADIGLDSYVGRGRLEGRKALITGGDSGIGSAVAVAYAREGADVAISYLPEEQADADRVIAAIEEAGRKALALPGDLCDLEQCQHIVAKTVEEFGGLDILVNNASRQLWHDGLENIPEDDFDRVMKSNIYSSFRVTKAALAHLEPGSSIIFTSSIQAYDPSDTLLDYAMTKAAMNNLAKGLAQQLAPEGIRVNSVIPGPIWTPLQPSHGQPQEKIESFGQNTPLGRAGQPAELAGAYVFLASDEASYVVGESLSVTGGKLAP from the coding sequence ATGGCTCTCAACGATCCCCGTCATCTCTACCCGAAGATCTCGCCGCCCCGACAGACCCAGAAGGACCCGGGGCTTGATCAGAAGCTTGAGCCGCAGGCCGATATTGGCTTGGACTCCTATGTGGGACGCGGTCGGCTGGAAGGCAGGAAGGCTCTGATTACCGGTGGTGACTCCGGGATCGGATCGGCCGTTGCTGTCGCCTATGCGAGGGAGGGCGCCGATGTTGCTATTTCCTATCTGCCGGAGGAACAAGCGGACGCTGACCGGGTGATTGCGGCGATTGAGGAAGCGGGCAGGAAAGCTCTCGCGCTCCCGGGCGATCTCTGCGATCTTGAGCAGTGTCAGCACATTGTTGCCAAGACCGTTGAGGAGTTCGGCGGTCTCGACATCCTCGTCAACAATGCGAGCCGTCAGCTGTGGCACGACGGCTTGGAGAACATTCCCGAAGATGACTTTGACCGTGTCATGAAGTCAAACATCTACAGCTCCTTCCGGGTGACGAAGGCAGCACTGGCACACCTGGAGCCAGGCTCCTCCATCATCTTCACCTCATCGATCCAGGCATACGATCCGTCGGATACATTGCTGGACTACGCGATGACGAAGGCAGCCATGAACAATCTGGCGAAGGGCCTCGCCCAGCAGCTGGCACCTGAGGGGATCCGAGTGAACTCCGTAATCCCGGGGCCGATATGGACGCCGCTGCAGCCCTCGCACGGTCAGCCCCAGGAAAAGATCGAATCCTTCGGCCAGAACACTCCGCTCGGTAGGGCCGGACAGCCTGCTGAGCTCGCAGGGGCCTATGTCTTCCTGGCAAGCGATGAGGCCTCGTACGTCGTTGGGGAGTCCCTCTCGGTTACTGGTGGGAAGCTAGCTCCCTAG
- a CDS encoding catalase: MTQSDFTKKSTTEAGAPRESDAHSLSVGANGPLLLHDVALVEKLARFDRERVPERSPHAKGSGAFGTFEVLEDVSAHTKADFLQPGKKTQMLARFSTVAGELGSPDSWRDVRGFALKFYTEEGNFDMVGNNTPVFFVRDPMKFPDFIHSQKRMPDSGLRSNNMQWDFWTLSPESAHQVAYLMGDRGLPRTWRHMNGYSSHTYMWVNEAGEKFWVVYHFHTDQGVENMTNEEASKLAGEDADFHRRDLFDAIERGEFPSWTLSVQIMPYEDAKTYRFNPFDLTKTISKKDYPLHKVGRFTLNENPTNHFAQIEQAAFSPANTVPGTGVSPDKMLLGRVFSYPDAQRHRIGTNYNQIPVNQPITATNSYDKEGAMQYHHTGNAPVYAPNSYGRAYQDTQGPVENGWEADGEMVRSAYSLHAEDDDFGQAHTLVREVFNDEERERLVETVVGTLIPDVVEPVLSNVFQYWKNIDQEVGERIEKGYYEQSGTQVPGGDPIDGEPEAIR, from the coding sequence ATGACTCAATCCGATTTTACGAAGAAATCTACAACCGAAGCTGGTGCACCTCGCGAATCTGATGCTCATTCGCTGAGCGTCGGCGCTAACGGCCCCCTCCTCCTCCACGACGTCGCTCTTGTTGAGAAGCTTGCACGCTTCGACCGCGAGCGCGTTCCCGAGCGTAGCCCTCACGCGAAGGGCTCTGGCGCTTTCGGCACGTTCGAGGTTCTTGAGGATGTTTCCGCCCACACGAAGGCCGACTTCCTCCAGCCGGGCAAGAAGACCCAAATGCTGGCCCGTTTCTCGACGGTTGCTGGCGAGCTTGGCTCCCCTGACTCCTGGCGCGATGTACGCGGCTTTGCCCTGAAGTTCTACACCGAAGAGGGCAACTTCGACATGGTCGGCAACAATACGCCGGTCTTCTTTGTTCGCGATCCCATGAAGTTCCCTGACTTCATTCACTCGCAGAAGCGCATGCCCGACTCGGGCCTGCGTTCGAACAACATGCAGTGGGACTTCTGGACCCTCTCCCCCGAGTCGGCTCACCAGGTTGCGTACCTCATGGGTGACCGCGGCCTGCCCCGCACCTGGCGTCACATGAACGGCTACTCCTCGCACACCTACATGTGGGTGAACGAGGCTGGCGAGAAGTTCTGGGTTGTCTACCACTTCCACACCGATCAGGGTGTTGAGAACATGACGAACGAGGAAGCTTCGAAGCTTGCTGGTGAGGATGCTGACTTCCACCGTCGCGACCTGTTCGACGCTATTGAGCGTGGCGAGTTCCCGTCCTGGACTCTGTCGGTCCAGATCATGCCGTACGAGGATGCGAAGACCTACCGCTTCAACCCGTTCGACCTGACGAAGACGATCTCGAAGAAGGACTACCCGCTTCACAAGGTTGGTCGCTTCACGCTGAACGAGAATCCGACAAACCACTTCGCACAGATCGAGCAGGCTGCCTTCTCCCCCGCGAACACCGTTCCGGGCACCGGCGTCTCCCCTGACAAGATGCTGCTTGGTCGCGTCTTCTCCTACCCGGATGCTCAGCGTCACCGCATCGGCACGAACTACAACCAGATTCCGGTTAATCAGCCGATCACCGCGACGAACTCGTACGACAAGGAGGGTGCGATGCAGTACCACCACACGGGCAACGCTCCCGTGTACGCACCGAACTCGTACGGTCGCGCCTATCAGGACACTCAGGGCCCGGTCGAAAACGGCTGGGAAGCGGACGGCGAGATGGTTCGCTCCGCTTACTCCCTGCACGCCGAGGATGATGACTTCGGTCAGGCACACACCCTGGTCCGCGAGGTTTTCAACGACGAAGAGCGCGAACGCCTTGTTGAGACCGTTGTTGGCACCCTTATTCCCGACGTTGTCGAGCCCGTCCTTTCGAACGTCTTCCAGTACTGGAAGAACATCGACCAGGAGGTCGGCGAGCGCATCGAGAAGGGCTACTACGAGCAGTCCGGCACTCAGGTGCCCGGTGGCGATCCGATCGACGGCGAGCCCGAAGCAATTAGGTAA
- a CDS encoding AI-2E family transporter, which translates to MILRKKRKRATETPPPAHPAAVHSPTVQPHNVPITSDTAPGVSVGVPRGLAKYGLGSWYLIGIVIIVSLFVFATARISFVFVGIFLALVATSVLRPVTDFFARWMPRALAMILSFIAAFAIFGGLIGYVVYSVQGEWDELADTFSSGIDSLLETLEKSPLPWDFSAEDASAQLSDLVDTGIAWLQDNAGEISAQVMSSASAIGTFIMIVSLAALATIFFLMSGAKMWLWFLNQLPDKNRDVTHRAASAAWLSFSGYARGTVIVAVLDGVLAFILLLILQVPLAAPLAILVTIGAFIPLFGAPIAMIIATIVAFAANGPVTALIVLLGVALIGQLEGDVFQPLVMGKQVSLHPLVIAIAVLTGTFLAGLVGAIIAIPILSSLWAMYKVVRRQDPPREELPEVNAEQLLKKDR; encoded by the coding sequence GTGATTCTGCGTAAGAAGAGGAAACGGGCCACCGAGACACCGCCGCCGGCCCACCCGGCCGCCGTTCACTCCCCCACCGTGCAGCCGCACAACGTTCCCATCACTTCTGACACGGCCCCCGGCGTTTCGGTCGGTGTCCCCCGGGGGCTTGCCAAGTACGGGTTGGGCTCCTGGTATCTCATCGGGATCGTCATTATTGTCTCGCTGTTCGTTTTCGCAACAGCAAGAATCTCATTCGTATTTGTGGGCATATTCCTTGCCCTCGTTGCCACCTCCGTGCTTCGCCCCGTCACGGACTTCTTTGCCAGGTGGATGCCCCGGGCCCTCGCCATGATCCTGTCCTTTATCGCTGCCTTCGCCATATTCGGCGGCCTTATTGGCTACGTCGTGTACTCGGTGCAGGGCGAATGGGATGAACTGGCCGACACGTTCTCTTCCGGCATTGACTCTCTGCTGGAGACGCTGGAAAAAAGTCCTTTACCGTGGGACTTTTCTGCTGAGGATGCGTCAGCGCAACTATCGGATCTTGTCGATACCGGGATTGCTTGGCTTCAGGACAATGCTGGGGAAATCTCTGCACAGGTCATGTCGAGTGCTTCCGCGATCGGCACGTTCATCATGATCGTTTCCCTTGCCGCTTTGGCCACCATTTTCTTCCTCATGTCGGGCGCTAAAATGTGGCTCTGGTTCCTCAACCAGCTTCCGGACAAGAACAGGGACGTTACCCACAGGGCGGCCAGTGCGGCCTGGTTGTCGTTCTCGGGTTACGCGCGCGGCACCGTGATCGTTGCTGTCCTTGACGGGGTCCTGGCTTTCATTCTGCTTCTGATCCTTCAGGTCCCTCTCGCAGCGCCCCTCGCTATCCTTGTCACCATCGGTGCTTTCATCCCGCTCTTCGGTGCCCCGATCGCCATGATCATCGCAACGATTGTTGCCTTCGCCGCCAACGGCCCGGTCACTGCGCTCATTGTTCTTCTCGGAGTTGCCCTGATCGGCCAGCTCGAAGGTGACGTGTTCCAACCTCTTGTCATGGGCAAGCAAGTATCACTCCATCCGCTTGTTATCGCTATCGCTGTCCTGACAGGAACATTCCTCGCCGGTCTTGTTGGCGCAATCATCGCCATCCCGATCCTGTCGTCACTCTGGGCGATGTACAAAGTAGTTCGCAGACAAGACCCTCCCAGGGAGGAACTGCCCGAAGTGAACGCAGAACAGCTCCTCAAGAAAGACCGTTGA
- a CDS encoding hydroxymethylglutaryl-CoA synthase, with translation MNIGIHDLDVATTHYVLKLDSMAEALGVDPAKYQLGLGQDEFSVPAPDEDVVTMGAHAAKRLLDRNDPSKIRMVLFATETGIDQSKAAGVFVHGLLGLPTAVRTVEFKQACYSGTAALQTAVNHVARYPEDQVLVITSDVARYAVDSGGEPTQGAGAVAMLVAADPNLVVIEPQSGVFTADVNDFWRPNDSSTPFVEGKLSLDAYLDATIGAWDDLAARRDLNVSDIHRFMHHQPFTKMARKAHTKLAEHVGVELGSELIEESMTYNRRIGNSYTASLYFGLAAQLHGNEDLAGKRLGLFSYGSGSVAEFFTAVVQPGYTEHLHPETVAESLDSREEITFEQYRDLHNAYVGESENYETATVTDAPFRFTGVTDRVRQYEAR, from the coding sequence GTGAATATCGGAATCCACGACCTCGACGTCGCAACCACGCATTACGTCCTCAAGCTTGACTCCATGGCGGAAGCACTCGGAGTGGACCCGGCCAAGTACCAGCTCGGCCTCGGCCAAGACGAGTTCTCCGTCCCGGCCCCCGACGAGGACGTCGTGACCATGGGAGCCCACGCCGCGAAGCGACTGCTGGACCGTAACGATCCGTCAAAGATCCGCATGGTCCTGTTCGCCACCGAGACCGGCATCGACCAGTCCAAGGCCGCAGGCGTGTTCGTGCACGGTCTCTTGGGCCTCCCGACCGCGGTCCGCACCGTCGAGTTCAAGCAGGCCTGCTACTCCGGCACCGCAGCCCTCCAAACCGCCGTCAACCACGTTGCGCGGTACCCCGAGGACCAGGTGCTCGTCATTACTTCTGACGTCGCCCGCTACGCGGTCGACTCTGGTGGTGAACCGACCCAGGGAGCCGGTGCCGTTGCCATGCTGGTTGCGGCCGACCCGAACCTTGTTGTTATCGAGCCCCAGTCCGGTGTGTTCACTGCCGATGTGAATGACTTTTGGCGGCCGAACGACTCGTCCACCCCATTCGTCGAAGGCAAGCTGTCTCTCGATGCCTACCTCGATGCAACGATCGGTGCCTGGGATGATCTTGCGGCCCGCCGCGACCTCAATGTTTCCGACATTCATCGCTTCATGCACCATCAGCCGTTCACGAAGATGGCGAGGAAGGCACATACCAAGCTTGCGGAGCACGTCGGCGTGGAGCTCGGTTCCGAGCTCATCGAAGAGTCGATGACCTACAACCGGAGGATCGGCAACTCCTACACCGCTTCCCTCTACTTCGGCCTCGCCGCTCAGCTACACGGCAACGAGGATCTCGCAGGCAAGCGCCTCGGCCTGTTCTCCTACGGCTCCGGCTCTGTTGCTGAGTTCTTCACCGCCGTTGTACAGCCTGGCTACACCGAGCACCTCCACCCGGAGACTGTCGCAGAATCCCTCGATTCCCGCGAAGAGATCACCTTTGAGCAGTACCGCGACCTCCACAACGCTTACGTCGGCGAGTCTGAAAACTACGAGACCGCGACCGTCACGGACGCGCCGTTCCGCTTCACTGGCGTCACCGACCGCGTACGCCAGTACGAGGCTCGCTAA
- a CDS encoding hydroxymethylglutaryl-CoA reductase has protein sequence MSKSTYSETTMTQIPTRWVGPIRFTGNAVTGDIDVPLATYETPLWPSVGRGAKVSRLVENGIVATVVDERMTRSVLFTARDAAHAYRAQTEIEARFDELAAVVSAGSRYARLIEIHPEIVGNLLFVRFAFSTGDASGHNMATQASDALMSTILSWDLGLGYGSISGNFCTDKKPTGINGALGRGRAVQADILIPHDIVSSTLKTTADKVTDLVVRKNYVGSTIAGALRSSNAHFANMLLAFYLATGQDAANIVEGSQGLTYVENREEGLYFACSLPHLIVGTVGNGKHLEHVNVAMERLGLREDREPGENSRRLAAIIAGTVLCGELSLLAAQTNPGELMAAHVSLERGQN, from the coding sequence ATGAGCAAGTCAACGTACTCGGAGACGACGATGACCCAGATCCCGACCCGCTGGGTCGGTCCAATCCGGTTCACCGGTAACGCCGTCACCGGTGACATCGACGTTCCGCTCGCCACCTACGAAACGCCGCTGTGGCCTTCGGTTGGTCGTGGTGCTAAGGTCTCGCGCCTCGTCGAGAATGGCATTGTCGCGACCGTCGTCGACGAGCGCATGACCCGCTCCGTTCTCTTCACCGCTCGCGACGCGGCACACGCCTACCGTGCACAGACCGAGATCGAAGCACGCTTTGATGAACTTGCCGCCGTTGTGTCGGCGGGCTCCCGCTATGCTCGTCTCATCGAGATCCATCCCGAGATCGTTGGCAACCTGCTGTTCGTCCGCTTCGCCTTTAGCACGGGCGATGCTTCGGGACACAACATGGCGACCCAGGCCTCTGACGCACTCATGTCGACAATCCTGTCCTGGGATCTGGGCCTCGGTTACGGTTCGATTTCCGGTAACTTCTGCACCGATAAGAAGCCCACCGGGATCAACGGTGCGCTCGGCCGTGGCCGTGCCGTCCAAGCCGACATACTCATTCCCCACGACATTGTTTCATCGACACTAAAGACCACGGCCGATAAGGTGACAGACCTCGTTGTTCGCAAGAACTACGTGGGATCGACTATCGCGGGTGCCCTGCGTTCCTCGAACGCCCACTTCGCCAACATGCTTCTCGCGTTCTACCTGGCAACGGGACAGGATGCGGCAAACATTGTGGAAGGCTCCCAGGGCCTGACCTATGTCGAGAACCGTGAGGAGGGCCTGTACTTCGCGTGCTCCCTGCCCCACCTCATTGTTGGCACCGTCGGCAACGGTAAGCATCTTGAGCACGTGAACGTCGCCATGGAGCGGCTCGGCTTGCGGGAAGACCGCGAACCGGGTGAAAACTCGAGGCGACTCGCCGCAATCATTGCGGGCACCGTCCTATGTGGGGAACTGTCTCTGCTGGCAGCACAGACCAATCCGGGTGAGCTCATGGCAGCCCACGTCTCCCTCGAACGGGGACAAAACTAG
- a CDS encoding AIM24 family protein — MRSALFDQQNQERQTEERWALQSSKMLRCRLVPGAPEIVAAQGAMVAYQGNMDFSYQGSGGGMKMLKKFATGEGGNLMKVRGQGEVFLAREAQDIFLITLEGEALTLNSASMLAYDDSLRSDIRSLGGAGLMSGGLFNYFLEGHGTIAVTSDGPPMLLDCSQQPTFVDPQAAICWSPNLSPSLKNDFKMGSLIGRGSGESFQLGFHGPGFVVVQPSEGRQNQKMLG; from the coding sequence ATGAGATCAGCACTGTTCGATCAGCAAAATCAAGAGCGTCAAACCGAGGAGAGGTGGGCGCTCCAGTCCAGCAAGATGCTCCGTTGCCGACTTGTCCCGGGAGCTCCCGAGATTGTCGCAGCGCAGGGCGCAATGGTCGCCTATCAGGGCAACATGGACTTCTCATACCAGGGGTCCGGTGGCGGCATGAAGATGCTGAAGAAGTTTGCGACAGGTGAGGGCGGGAACCTCATGAAGGTGAGAGGACAGGGCGAAGTGTTCCTAGCACGGGAGGCTCAGGACATTTTCCTTATCACGCTCGAAGGCGAAGCCCTTACTCTGAACTCGGCAAGCATGCTTGCCTACGACGATTCGCTCCGCTCCGACATTCGTTCCCTCGGCGGCGCAGGTCTCATGTCGGGCGGTCTCTTCAACTACTTCCTGGAAGGCCACGGCACGATCGCCGTCACAAGCGATGGTCCTCCCATGCTCCTTGACTGCTCCCAGCAGCCCACCTTCGTTGATCCCCAGGCAGCTATCTGCTGGTCCCCCAACCTCAGCCCATCCCTGAAGAATGATTTCAAGATGGGATCTCTCATCGGCAGGGGATCTGGAGAATCCTTCCAGCTGGGCTTCCACGGTCCCGGTTTCGTTGTTGTCCAGCCCTCCGAGGGCAGGCAGAACCAGAAAATGCTCGGTTAG
- the poxB gene encoding ubiquinone-dependent pyruvate dehydrogenase, producing MPTIAQNIVNTLNASGVRRVYGLAGDSLNGFTDAIRESDLDWIHVRHEETAAFAAAAEAATTGELTVCAGSCGPGNLHLINGVFDAQRSRVPMLVIASHIPSDEIGSGYFQETHPQSLFEECSVYVEHVSNAKQMPRLLRIAMREALSKSGVAVLVISGDTLLTEIEAEPEVIRHYPSSTYPDQAQLLKAAEALNDCDRVTILAGAGVEGAHNELVEIAGRLQAPIVHALRGKEFIEYDNPYDVGMSGLLGFESGYRALESAQTLLMLGTDFPYQQFFPEDATIIQVDIRGEQIGRRTRVDIPLIGGVKETIETLLPHLTKRKSSKHLDKMLKHYEKTKKDFDDLASPSRQTIHPQYLTKLIDEAADDDAVFIPDVGSPVVMASRHLTMNGKRRLIGSFSHGSMANAMPQAIGVQASHPDRQVVALAGDGGLAMLLGDLLTLKQYDMPVKIVVYNNSSLNFVELEMKAAGVVTFGTDLENPSFAALAEAVGLKGFTVEKSKDLPGAVKEFLAHDGPAILDVTTERQELTLPPSIELEQVKGFTLYALRTVLNGRGDELVDLAKANLRRFF from the coding sequence ATGCCGACCATTGCCCAGAACATTGTCAACACACTGAACGCAAGCGGGGTGCGGCGAGTCTACGGACTTGCTGGCGACTCCCTCAACGGGTTCACTGATGCCATTCGCGAGAGCGATCTTGATTGGATCCACGTGCGTCACGAAGAAACGGCAGCATTTGCTGCCGCGGCGGAAGCGGCGACAACCGGTGAATTGACCGTGTGTGCTGGGAGTTGCGGTCCAGGCAATCTCCACCTCATCAACGGAGTATTTGATGCTCAGCGCTCAAGAGTGCCGATGCTGGTCATTGCCTCCCACATTCCCTCCGACGAGATTGGTTCCGGCTACTTCCAGGAAACACATCCGCAGTCACTCTTTGAAGAATGCTCCGTCTATGTCGAGCATGTATCGAATGCGAAGCAGATGCCGAGGCTCCTGCGGATCGCCATGAGGGAAGCGCTCTCAAAGAGCGGCGTGGCCGTTCTCGTGATTTCAGGGGATACTCTCCTCACCGAGATTGAGGCCGAGCCGGAGGTTATCCGGCACTACCCGTCCTCCACCTATCCCGATCAGGCGCAACTACTCAAAGCTGCCGAAGCGCTTAATGACTGTGACCGGGTCACAATCCTCGCGGGGGCAGGAGTTGAAGGTGCGCACAATGAACTTGTTGAAATAGCGGGGCGCCTCCAAGCCCCGATCGTGCATGCCCTCAGGGGCAAGGAGTTCATCGAGTACGACAATCCCTACGACGTGGGAATGTCGGGGCTACTCGGTTTTGAATCCGGATATCGGGCACTTGAATCCGCGCAGACGCTTCTCATGTTGGGAACCGACTTCCCGTACCAGCAGTTCTTTCCCGAGGATGCCACGATCATTCAGGTCGATATTCGCGGGGAACAGATCGGTCGGCGCACACGCGTTGATATCCCACTTATCGGTGGGGTGAAGGAAACGATTGAAACTCTTCTCCCGCACCTCACCAAGAGGAAGTCGTCGAAGCATCTGGACAAGATGCTCAAGCATTACGAGAAGACGAAGAAAGACTTCGATGATCTTGCCTCGCCCTCTCGTCAAACCATCCATCCCCAGTACCTGACCAAGCTGATTGATGAAGCGGCGGACGATGATGCTGTCTTCATTCCAGATGTTGGTTCGCCCGTCGTTATGGCAAGCCGGCACCTGACCATGAACGGTAAGAGAAGGCTCATTGGATCCTTCAGTCACGGCTCCATGGCCAACGCCATGCCCCAAGCAATCGGTGTCCAAGCATCCCATCCCGACCGTCAGGTCGTAGCGCTCGCGGGAGACGGCGGCCTCGCCATGCTCCTTGGTGACCTTCTGACGCTCAAGCAGTACGACATGCCGGTGAAGATCGTTGTGTATAACAACTCTTCCCTCAACTTCGTTGAGCTGGAAATGAAGGCCGCGGGAGTTGTTACGTTCGGCACGGACCTGGAGAACCCCAGCTTTGCGGCGCTCGCGGAGGCCGTGGGGCTCAAGGGCTTCACAGTCGAAAAGTCGAAAGACCTGCCGGGTGCTGTTAAGGAGTTCCTGGCGCATGATGGTCCGGCAATCCTGGATGTGACAACCGAGCGACAGGAACTGACGCTCCCGCCCTCGATCGAACTGGAGCAGGTCAAAGGCTTCACGCTCTATGCGTTGCGAACCGTCCTTAACGGCAGGGGAGACGAGCTCGTCGACCTCGCCAAAGCCAACCTCCGCAGGTTCTTCTAA
- a CDS encoding alpha-hydroxy-acid oxidizing protein, translating into MVKEVGAGLSAKTMLKLRDAGVTIVDVAGKGGTDFGKIENHRRDGGHDDYSYLNGFGGSAVQCLLDARAAGLVGPGADPGFTVLSSGGVRHPLDIMVSLALGARAVGVAGTFLKVALNEGADAMTSVLETWSTRVGEMMALLGATSPAAMEYTDVLIGGQSRDFADVRGIDRAALARRSQEDR; encoded by the coding sequence ATGGTCAAAGAGGTGGGCGCTGGCCTGTCCGCAAAGACCATGCTGAAGCTGAGAGACGCTGGCGTCACCATCGTCGACGTGGCCGGCAAGGGCGGAACAGATTTCGGGAAGATCGAGAACCACCGCCGCGACGGGGGACACGACGACTACTCGTACCTGAACGGCTTCGGCGGCTCCGCAGTGCAGTGCCTGCTCGATGCTCGAGCAGCCGGCCTTGTCGGGCCGGGTGCCGATCCGGGCTTCACCGTGCTGTCTTCCGGCGGTGTGCGCCACCCCCTCGACATCATGGTTTCCCTTGCCCTTGGGGCACGCGCCGTGGGCGTTGCCGGTACGTTCCTGAAGGTTGCTTTGAACGAAGGGGCGGACGCAATGACGTCCGTTCTGGAGACCTGGAGTACGCGCGTGGGAGAGATGATGGCGTTGCTAGGAGCCACGAGCCCGGCCGCAATGGAATACACTGACGTTCTTATCGGCGGGCAGTCCCGCGACTTCGCGGATGTGCGAGGAATCGACCGAGCGGCCCTTGCTCGGCGGAGCCAGGAGGACAGATGA